A single genomic interval of Alteromonas sp. BL110 harbors:
- the flgL gene encoding flagellar hook-associated protein FlgL, whose amino-acid sequence MRISTNQIYDQNMRSIMQNQGDLAKTQEQLSTGKRIITPSDDPVGAAKVLRLTEEIDELTQFQRNNDLVTGSLEQQEAVLTNITNSINRARTLIVQAGNGILDDPDKRAIGSELEQIKLEIFDLMNTQDADGNYLYAGFQSGNQAFTYNPASGGNAITFSGDAGVNFIQLSNSSKIQSTSNGYEVFENVLSRFNFSVTGSTVGSLDGATISEQGTFDTFFNNNYDAQNSSNNDFRIDFLGSGQAQLVNQNSGAVIDTVGYTSGEPFTIKGMQFDAVAAPGTSIDFSLDQPEKKSMAQTIHEVQTLLSDSTINHSALQDAIADALVGLDNGLEKISLERASIGSRLNIAESTYESNLDMEIAAKAQRSSIQDVDYAEASTEFAKQETALSAALATFPQVSNLSLFNYI is encoded by the coding sequence ATGCGTATATCAACAAATCAAATTTATGATCAAAACATGCGCTCGATTATGCAAAATCAGGGCGATTTGGCAAAGACTCAAGAGCAACTATCAACTGGCAAGCGCATTATCACGCCAAGTGATGACCCTGTTGGTGCCGCGAAAGTACTGCGCTTAACCGAAGAAATTGACGAGCTTACTCAGTTTCAACGCAATAATGATTTGGTAACAGGCTCGCTTGAGCAGCAAGAAGCCGTTCTTACAAATATCACTAACTCAATTAACCGTGCGCGAACGCTTATCGTTCAAGCGGGAAATGGGATTTTAGACGATCCCGACAAGCGTGCTATTGGCTCAGAGTTAGAGCAAATAAAGCTTGAGATATTTGATTTGATGAATACACAAGACGCAGACGGTAATTATCTTTATGCCGGTTTTCAATCTGGGAATCAGGCGTTCACTTACAATCCAGCCTCAGGTGGAAATGCCATTACTTTCTCTGGAGATGCTGGCGTTAACTTCATCCAACTCTCTAATAGTTCGAAAATTCAATCAACAAGCAACGGTTATGAAGTTTTTGAAAATGTATTATCTCGTTTTAATTTTTCGGTTACTGGGAGTACGGTGGGGTCTTTAGATGGTGCCACCATTTCAGAGCAAGGCACTTTTGATACCTTTTTTAACAATAACTATGACGCGCAGAATAGCTCGAATAACGATTTTCGAATAGACTTTTTGGGCTCAGGTCAGGCACAACTTGTTAATCAAAACAGCGGTGCAGTTATCGACACAGTGGGCTACACGTCTGGTGAACCGTTTACGATTAAAGGAATGCAGTTTGATGCTGTCGCCGCGCCGGGTACGAGCATCGATTTTTCTCTCGATCAGCCAGAGAAAAAGAGCATGGCGCAAACCATTCACGAAGTGCAAACACTACTATCAGATAGCACCATTAATCATAGCGCATTACAGGACGCTATTGCCGATGCTTTAGTGGGTTTAGATAACGGTTTAGAAAAGATATCACTTGAGCGTGCGTCTATAGGTAGTCGACTTAACATTGCTGAAAGTACTTATGAAAGTAATTTGGATATGGAAATTGCGGCCAAAGCACAACGCTCTTCTATTCAAGATGTTGATTACGCTGAGGCTTCAACTGAATTTGCTAAGCAGGAAACAGCTTTAAGCGCGGCGCTAGCTACATTTCCACAGGTATCAAACTTGTCGCTATTTAACTATATCTAG
- the flgK gene encoding flagellar hook-associated protein FlgK: MSSVDLYSLATSGVNASSKLLQTTSNNIANVNTPGYVRERTELQNSQVFGVEIGNTERIINVFAQNQLRRDITAVGELEAFSSKTTAIDNLLASEANSISQGLSEYFSALQTAADDPTNLASREQVLSKSESLYNRMRTLSDYMLEKEEELNLEVTSMVNRANTLIGNIGDLNRNIVIANGNNTSDQPSALLNERDQAIDELASIMGITVKESTTQNGAVTINLTSGESLVLENGAFNLFELSSNADLTTKEIKLETNFGSQTKNDASIRVVEDDLGGALGGLFKYRNEVLGPTMRDVGQLSVAFADAMNTQNKLGMDLDGQIGGNIFDIPSFRGLAYEDTNGDYVVTAQVTEGKGAELTDADYKIEVTAVAAGVPSEIEVTFLNPDGTPKKDGSGNDIIYSNFAVTPGFNELPGGIEIDFAGSDPYTVGNEFLIQPTKDIASNISLDTNRPEDLAFANPVRAGANSTNLGSANVIDVTVSNTEVGTSAFDGAGGLLNSAPAQINFTAADTYEVLDGSGTVLATVTGTTDLTNLITQAGISPDPGFDLSLDGVPKAGDSFSISYNTDGFNDNSNALNLAALQNENKVQVSSEATNTPRTFQDAYASMVGRIGEDASMASVSLASAEAMKVQSENWFESVSGVSLDEEAANLIKYQQSYAAAARILSTAQELFNTILQSAR; this comes from the coding sequence GTGAGTTCTGTTGATTTATATTCATTAGCCACAAGCGGCGTAAACGCTAGCAGCAAGTTACTTCAAACTACAAGTAACAATATTGCTAATGTTAATACACCTGGCTATGTTCGCGAGCGCACTGAGCTTCAAAACAGTCAAGTTTTTGGTGTGGAGATTGGCAATACTGAGCGTATTATCAATGTGTTTGCGCAAAATCAGCTACGCCGCGATATCACCGCAGTAGGGGAACTCGAAGCCTTTTCTAGTAAAACTACAGCAATCGATAATCTTTTAGCCAGTGAAGCAAACTCAATTTCTCAAGGCCTGAGCGAATACTTTTCAGCCTTACAAACCGCCGCTGATGATCCGACAAACCTTGCATCTCGTGAACAGGTACTTAGTAAATCTGAATCCCTCTATAACCGAATGAGAACCTTGTCGGATTACATGCTTGAAAAAGAAGAAGAACTCAATTTAGAGGTCACTTCAATGGTAAATAGAGCGAATACTCTGATAGGCAACATTGGTGATTTAAATCGCAATATTGTTATTGCAAATGGCAACAATACTAGCGACCAGCCTAGTGCTCTCCTTAACGAACGAGATCAGGCGATAGACGAGCTTGCCTCAATAATGGGAATTACGGTAAAGGAGAGTACCACCCAAAACGGCGCTGTTACTATTAATTTAACATCGGGCGAATCGCTGGTTCTTGAAAACGGCGCATTCAATCTTTTTGAGTTAAGTTCAAATGCTGATTTGACAACCAAAGAGATCAAACTAGAGACTAATTTTGGCTCACAAACTAAAAACGATGCTTCAATACGCGTTGTCGAAGATGACTTAGGCGGGGCATTAGGTGGCTTGTTCAAGTATCGCAATGAAGTTTTAGGCCCTACGATGCGTGATGTAGGTCAGCTTTCGGTCGCTTTTGCCGATGCGATGAACACACAAAATAAATTGGGTATGGACCTAGATGGGCAAATAGGCGGTAATATTTTCGACATTCCTTCTTTCAGAGGGCTAGCCTATGAAGACACCAATGGCGATTACGTAGTTACAGCACAGGTAACTGAAGGCAAGGGCGCGGAATTAACTGACGCCGATTACAAAATTGAAGTGACGGCCGTAGCCGCTGGTGTACCTAGTGAAATAGAAGTCACATTTTTAAATCCAGACGGCACGCCTAAAAAAGACGGTTCTGGCAATGATATTATTTATTCAAACTTTGCAGTAACCCCTGGTTTTAATGAGTTACCTGGAGGCATCGAAATAGACTTTGCGGGTAGCGATCCTTACACCGTGGGTAACGAGTTTTTGATTCAGCCAACAAAGGATATTGCTTCAAATATAAGTTTAGATACAAATCGCCCAGAAGATTTAGCCTTCGCCAATCCGGTAAGAGCTGGGGCTAACAGTACAAACTTAGGCAGTGCTAACGTAATAGATGTAACTGTTTCTAATACGGAAGTGGGAACCTCTGCTTTTGATGGAGCGGGTGGCCTTTTAAACTCAGCACCAGCTCAAATTAACTTTACGGCTGCAGATACCTATGAAGTGTTAGATGGAAGCGGGACGGTTTTAGCTACTGTAACGGGTACAACGGATTTAACGAATCTTATCACTCAAGCGGGGATAAGCCCTGATCCAGGTTTTGATTTAAGCTTAGATGGTGTGCCAAAAGCAGGTGATAGCTTTTCAATTAGCTATAATACAGATGGTTTCAACGATAACAGCAATGCGCTTAATTTAGCTGCTCTTCAAAATGAAAATAAAGTTCAGGTGAGCAGTGAAGCAACCAATACGCCAAGAACTTTTCAAGATGCCTATGCGTCTATGGTAGGGCGCATTGGTGAAGATGCATCCATGGCAAGTGTCTCATTGGCTTCGGCTGAAGCGATGAAAGTTCAGTCTGAAAATTGGTTTGAGTCAGTGTCGGGCGTAAGCTTAGACGAAGAAGCTGCTAACTTGATAAAATATCAGCAGAGCTATGCAGCTGCAGCACGTATTTTGTCTACGGCCCAAGAATTATTTAATACCATTTTGCAATCGGCAAGGTAG
- the flgJ gene encoding flagellar assembly peptidoglycan hydrolase FlgJ — MEALSTKNQLDMARNVHDMGSINKMREAIASGDETVLQEAAQQFEAIFVQMMLKSMRKAQDALADENSPFNSQQVKFYRDMHDQQLATDLTSGGGLGLADVIVKQLGQTEDSYTPASVIRSDGDISSLNRNREYKVAEALDLALSSNSIKSQSAQKDVMFKSPEDFVESLMPIAEKVAAKYGMDPKAIISQAAVETGWGKFVIHKADGSSSHNLFGIKANKGWQGEQAVVDTLEFNNGLPQKQKAAFRSYSSVEEAMEDYGRFITSQPRYSHAVENASNAARYTSALQDAGYATDPEYASKIMAVYNSERLNALMP; from the coding sequence ATGGAAGCACTTAGCACAAAAAATCAGCTTGATATGGCTCGCAATGTCCATGATATGGGCAGCATTAACAAAATGCGCGAAGCCATTGCGTCAGGCGATGAGACGGTATTGCAAGAAGCTGCTCAGCAGTTTGAGGCAATATTTGTGCAAATGATGTTGAAGTCTATGCGTAAAGCGCAAGATGCCCTTGCCGATGAAAATAGTCCGTTCAATTCTCAACAAGTGAAGTTTTACCGTGACATGCACGACCAGCAGCTGGCTACAGATTTGACATCAGGCGGTGGCCTGGGGTTAGCTGATGTCATTGTGAAACAGCTGGGTCAAACCGAAGATAGCTATACGCCAGCGAGCGTCATAAGAAGTGACGGCGATATTTCATCGCTAAATAGAAACCGTGAGTACAAGGTTGCTGAGGCACTAGATTTAGCACTTTCCTCTAATTCGATCAAAAGCCAGTCGGCGCAAAAAGATGTCATGTTCAAAAGTCCCGAAGACTTTGTTGAGAGCCTTATGCCTATTGCTGAAAAAGTAGCGGCAAAATACGGCATGGATCCGAAAGCGATCATTTCTCAGGCTGCGGTAGAAACAGGCTGGGGAAAATTCGTTATCCACAAAGCTGACGGAAGTAGTTCACACAATCTGTTTGGTATCAAAGCGAACAAAGGATGGCAAGGAGAGCAGGCCGTAGTCGATACACTGGAATTCAACAATGGACTACCCCAGAAACAAAAAGCTGCATTCAGATCCTATTCATCGGTAGAAGAGGCAATGGAAGACTACGGACGCTTTATTACCTCACAGCCTCGCTATAGCCATGCTGTGGAAAATGCTTCAAATGCTGCACGTTACACAAGTGCGCTCCAAGACGCGGGTTACGCTACTGACCCTGAATATGCCAGCAAGATAATGGCTGTTTACAACAGCGAACGTCTTAACGCGCTAATGCCATAG
- a CDS encoding flagellar basal body P-ring protein FlgI, which translates to MRLFSVVLAVVFALLLSSQVAAQRIKDLASIQGVRSNQLVGYGLVVGLPGTGEQSPFTEQSFRTMLSNFGISLDANTKPKIKNVAAVAVHAELPAFAKPGQTIDITVSSVGEASSLQGGTLLQTFLRGVDGKVYAVAQGSLVVSGFGAQGGDGSRIVVNTPTVGRIPNGAMVEQSVPSGFANGDTLTLNLHYPDFSTAKALADTINERLGAQPENGYIIAKPIDAASVRVTAPRDVGQRVGFLATLENFEFTPADAPARVVINSRTGTIVIGSDVRLLPAAITHGGLTVTISENQQVAQPNAFADGQTAITTQSIVDVDLADSRMFKFEPGVTLDQLVRAVNEVGAAPGDLMAILEALRQAGALRGELVII; encoded by the coding sequence ATGCGTTTATTTTCAGTCGTATTAGCCGTCGTATTTGCACTGCTTTTATCTTCACAAGTAGCGGCGCAGCGTATTAAAGATTTAGCCAGCATACAGGGCGTTCGTAGTAACCAATTAGTAGGGTATGGTCTTGTAGTGGGTTTACCTGGCACAGGAGAGCAAAGCCCATTCACAGAGCAGAGTTTTAGAACTATGCTGAGTAATTTCGGCATCAGTTTGGATGCCAACACTAAGCCCAAAATCAAAAATGTTGCAGCGGTGGCTGTACATGCTGAATTACCTGCTTTTGCAAAACCGGGTCAGACGATTGATATTACGGTTTCGTCTGTAGGCGAAGCATCAAGCCTTCAAGGCGGAACACTACTTCAAACGTTTCTTCGTGGGGTCGATGGCAAAGTATATGCGGTAGCACAAGGTAGCCTAGTAGTGAGTGGTTTTGGCGCTCAAGGTGGCGACGGGTCTCGCATCGTAGTCAATACACCTACTGTTGGTAGAATTCCAAATGGCGCTATGGTTGAACAGTCGGTTCCTAGCGGTTTTGCCAATGGCGATACGCTAACCCTTAATCTTCATTACCCAGACTTTTCAACGGCCAAAGCACTTGCAGACACCATTAATGAACGCTTGGGTGCACAGCCTGAAAATGGCTACATCATTGCAAAGCCTATCGACGCCGCATCTGTAAGAGTAACTGCACCGAGGGACGTGGGCCAGCGGGTTGGTTTCTTGGCTACCTTGGAGAATTTTGAATTTACGCCTGCCGATGCACCGGCGCGCGTAGTAATAAACAGCCGTACAGGCACTATTGTGATTGGCAGCGACGTTCGTTTATTACCTGCTGCAATTACACACGGTGGCCTAACCGTAACGATTTCTGAAAACCAGCAGGTTGCCCAACCTAATGCATTTGCAGATGGCCAAACTGCCATTACCACCCAGTCTATTGTTGATGTGGACTTGGCTGATAGCAGGATGTTTAAGTTCGAGCCTGGCGTTACGCTAGACCAACTTGTACGCGCGGTAAATGAAGTAGGCGCGGCACCGGGTGATTTAATGGCCATTTTAGAAGCGCTACGTCAAGCGGGCGCTTTACGCGGTGAGCTTGTAATTATCTAA
- the flgH gene encoding flagellar basal body L-ring protein FlgH — protein MRILGLSAALLILGGCASTSEPPVQANDPSFAPVVPDYPRETVVEDGSLFRSHMANSLYSDVTARRVGDIITVTLNESTSASKSADTSTAKDTNVNLDTITGLGGQAVNIGGQSIQLGIGSSRDFTGDAEANQSNSLDGAISVTVVDVLPNNNLVIRGEKWLTLNHGDEYIRLTGIIRPADISPENEIVSTKVANARIQYSGTGTFARAQEKGWLTKFFDSTWWPL, from the coding sequence ATGCGTATTTTAGGTTTATCTGCTGCATTACTGATTCTTGGTGGTTGCGCCAGTACAAGCGAACCGCCTGTTCAGGCGAATGATCCCTCGTTTGCGCCAGTAGTGCCAGATTACCCGCGTGAGACTGTGGTTGAAGATGGGTCATTGTTCCGTTCACATATGGCAAACAGTTTGTATTCTGATGTTACCGCGAGAAGAGTTGGCGATATTATCACAGTAACCCTTAACGAAAGTACGTCTGCGAGTAAATCTGCAGACACTTCTACAGCCAAAGATACCAATGTAAACCTAGACACTATAACGGGTCTTGGCGGTCAGGCTGTAAATATTGGCGGTCAATCTATTCAGTTAGGCATTGGCTCGTCACGCGATTTCACCGGTGATGCTGAAGCTAACCAAAGTAACAGTTTAGACGGTGCTATTTCGGTAACCGTTGTAGACGTATTACCGAACAATAATTTGGTTATTCGCGGTGAGAAGTGGCTAACGCTGAACCATGGCGATGAATACATCCGTCTAACTGGCATTATACGCCCTGCAGATATCAGTCCTGAGAATGAAATAGTGTCTACAAAGGTAGCCAATGCTCGCATTCAATATTCAGGCACGGGGACTTTTGCAAGAGCACAGGAAAAGGGCTGGTTAACTAAGTTCTTTGATTCAACTTGGTGGCCTCTTTAG
- the flgG gene encoding flagellar basal-body rod protein FlgG, with product MHPALWISKTGLDAAQTDVAVVSNNLANASTVGFKKDRAVFEDLLYQNINQPGGRSSADTELPSGLMLGSGSKVVATQKAHTQGNLLTTENALDMSIQGRGYFEILQPDGTIAYSRNGQFSLNDQGQIVTSGAGFLLQPEVAVPEDAQQITISQDGEISVSIRGQAEPQVLGQMNISDFVNPTGLQPIGQNLFVETASSGAPIQGVPGLQGLGYISQGTLETSNVNVTEELVNLIESQRLYEMNSKVISSVDQMLGQVIQQL from the coding sequence ATGCATCCAGCACTGTGGATTAGTAAAACCGGATTAGACGCCGCACAGACCGATGTGGCAGTGGTATCTAACAACCTAGCAAACGCATCAACCGTAGGCTTTAAAAAAGACCGCGCAGTATTTGAAGATTTGCTTTATCAGAATATCAATCAGCCGGGCGGTCGTTCCTCTGCTGATACAGAGTTGCCTTCTGGATTAATGCTTGGTTCAGGTTCAAAAGTGGTCGCTACGCAAAAAGCACATACGCAGGGTAACTTGCTCACCACTGAAAACGCGTTGGATATGTCAATTCAAGGCCGTGGCTATTTTGAAATATTACAGCCCGACGGCACTATTGCTTACTCAAGAAACGGTCAGTTTTCACTTAATGACCAAGGCCAAATTGTTACCTCTGGCGCTGGCTTCTTACTGCAGCCTGAAGTGGCTGTTCCAGAAGATGCACAGCAAATCACTATTTCTCAAGATGGTGAAATAAGCGTGAGCATTCGCGGACAAGCGGAACCCCAGGTATTGGGGCAAATGAATATCTCTGACTTCGTTAATCCAACGGGCCTTCAGCCAATCGGACAAAACCTGTTCGTGGAAACTGCATCTAGCGGAGCGCCAATTCAAGGTGTTCCCGGTCTTCAAGGACTAGGCTACATCTCTCAAGGCACGTTAGAAACGTCTAACGTAAACGTGACCGAAGAGTTGGTGAACCTAATCGAAAGCCAGCGCTTGTACGAAATGAACTCGAAGGTTATTTCGTCAGTTGACCAAATGCTTGGTCAAGTTATTCAGCAACTTTAA
- a CDS encoding flagellar basal body rod protein FlgF yields MDKLLYISASGASQDLLGTGIRANNLANAQTTGFRAQLEQARSMPAYGEGLPTRVFSMTESPSNNYESGPMIKTDRDLDVAIQGDGWFAVQDKNGQEAYSRDGNFKLGDDGILTDIHDRVVLGDNGPIFLPVPLDNLNIAADGTLSMRQLGAPANVIEEVGRLKLVSPNYADMERGTDGLFRMEDGSIAPANANVKVMSGMLEGSNVNAVEEMVDMISLQRHYELQVKMMKQAEKLDQSGNSLLRIL; encoded by the coding sequence ATGGACAAACTTCTCTACATTTCAGCGAGTGGCGCATCCCAGGACCTATTAGGAACGGGGATTAGGGCCAATAACTTAGCTAACGCACAGACCACCGGATTTAGAGCTCAATTAGAGCAAGCGAGATCGATGCCGGCTTACGGCGAAGGTTTGCCAACCCGCGTGTTCTCTATGACTGAAAGCCCGTCAAATAACTATGAATCGGGCCCTATGATTAAAACGGACAGAGATTTAGACGTAGCCATTCAGGGGGATGGTTGGTTTGCGGTACAAGATAAAAATGGGCAAGAAGCTTATTCCCGTGATGGCAACTTCAAACTGGGCGACGACGGAATTTTGACAGACATTCACGACCGTGTGGTGCTAGGTGACAACGGGCCAATTTTTTTACCTGTACCACTTGATAACCTAAACATTGCCGCCGACGGCACTTTGTCCATGAGGCAGTTAGGCGCCCCTGCCAATGTTATTGAGGAAGTAGGCCGGCTTAAGTTAGTTTCTCCAAACTACGCTGATATGGAGCGAGGCACCGACGGCTTATTTAGAATGGAAGATGGTTCTATTGCGCCTGCTAATGCAAACGTCAAAGTGATGTCTGGCATGCTTGAAGGCTCAAACGTTAATGCTGTTGAAGAAATGGTCGACATGATAAGTCTTCAGCGCCATTACGAACTACAAGTCAAAATGATGAAGCAAGCTGAAAAGCTAGATCAAAGTGGCAATTCGTTGCTACGCATACTGTAA
- the flgE gene encoding flagellar hook protein FlgE — MSFNIALSGVSAAQKDLDVTANNIANVNTVGFKESRAEFGDVYAASLLSGGKTKVGDGVLTQEVAQQFSQGSLQFTNTSLDLAITGNGFFATVPEITSRDFSFTRAGQFKLDSDNFVVNSNGDNLLGFPVNSDGTSASVALSTTEPVRIPDSSGSPAQTSEVDLRMNLPAGDAALDPQDFDPEDPLTYNAATSVTVYDSLGDSHVMTYYFIKDNAAGVDNEWYVATAIDDTLVDMTDSTGADTDPTTAVNSVGGNTGNAVTASKLIFSQGGDFSGMETPDGLPTLDFKMQTEALGAGILANGSDPTQQISIDFNLDVNSATPNEPTQFASAFEVTSLEQDGLPVGRLTGIDIGPDGLVRATFSNGTSEPIVRVALVRFSNEQGLTQESSTQWKESILSGEALAGEATTGTFGEINSSALEQANVNLTTELIDMIIAQRNFQANSRALEVNNSLNQTILNIR, encoded by the coding sequence ATGTCTTTTAATATTGCACTGAGTGGCGTTTCTGCCGCACAAAAAGATTTGGATGTAACCGCCAACAACATCGCAAACGTAAATACTGTTGGCTTTAAAGAATCACGTGCTGAATTTGGTGACGTTTATGCGGCATCACTACTTTCAGGTGGTAAAACGAAAGTGGGTGACGGTGTTCTTACCCAAGAAGTTGCACAGCAATTTTCTCAAGGTAGCCTTCAGTTTACCAATACATCGCTTGACTTGGCGATTACGGGTAACGGTTTCTTTGCTACGGTACCTGAAATTACGTCACGGGATTTCTCGTTTACTCGTGCCGGGCAGTTTAAGTTGGATAGTGACAACTTTGTGGTTAACAGTAATGGAGACAACCTTCTGGGCTTCCCAGTTAACTCTGATGGTACAAGCGCATCGGTTGCTCTAAGTACCACTGAGCCAGTGCGTATTCCCGATTCATCAGGTTCACCTGCGCAAACTTCAGAAGTTGATCTTCGTATGAATTTACCGGCCGGAGATGCTGCGCTAGATCCGCAAGATTTTGACCCAGAAGATCCGTTAACTTACAACGCGGCAACGTCAGTCACTGTATATGACTCTTTAGGTGATAGTCATGTAATGACTTACTACTTTATCAAGGATAATGCCGCAGGTGTAGATAACGAATGGTATGTTGCCACTGCAATCGACGATACCCTTGTGGATATGACTGATTCAACAGGTGCTGATACCGACCCTACTACAGCAGTTAACTCGGTAGGCGGTAATACAGGTAACGCAGTAACCGCATCTAAACTTATTTTCTCTCAAGGTGGTGATTTTTCTGGTATGGAAACGCCAGATGGCTTACCAACGCTAGATTTTAAAATGCAAACTGAAGCATTGGGTGCGGGTATTCTTGCAAATGGTTCGGATCCTACGCAGCAGATAAGCATAGACTTTAATCTTGATGTAAATAGCGCCACACCTAATGAACCGACTCAGTTTGCATCAGCCTTTGAAGTAACCTCACTAGAACAAGATGGTCTGCCAGTAGGCCGACTAACAGGTATCGATATCGGCCCCGATGGCTTAGTTCGTGCTACCTTCTCTAACGGTACATCTGAACCTATTGTTCGCGTTGCACTCGTTCGTTTCTCTAATGAGCAGGGCCTAACGCAAGAAAGCAGCACGCAGTGGAAAGAGAGTATTCTTTCGGGTGAGGCTCTAGCAGGTGAAGCAACAACCGGTACTTTCGGTGAGATTAATTCATCGGCCCTTGAACAAGCCAACGTTAACCTGACCACTGAGCTAATCGACATGATCATAGCTCAGCGTAACTTCCAGGCTAACTCTAGAGCACTTGAAGTGAACAACTCACTGAACCAGACTATTCTGAACATTCGATAG
- the flgD gene encoding flagellar hook assembly protein FlgD → MNTINNTGLNTDLYWQEETVKVADGTEQQLTQEDFFSMLTEQLANQDPTAPVDNDQMVAQMTSFTMADGISQLNEKFESFAASMTSNQALQASSLIGQNVLVQGNVGYMANEGEGISGVIVNEKTVQNMTISIENQFGEVIKTIDAGTQSAGNIEFEWDGKDQHGNQMAPGEYVISATGELNGEGVQLNTAVNRHVGSVSLAGSGQGVILNLDGDVSINLDDVIQIGS, encoded by the coding sequence GTGAATACCATAAACAATACCGGCTTAAATACTGACCTGTACTGGCAGGAAGAAACTGTCAAAGTTGCCGATGGTACCGAGCAGCAGTTAACCCAGGAAGATTTCTTTTCAATGTTGACTGAACAGCTTGCTAATCAGGATCCTACGGCACCGGTTGATAACGATCAGATGGTGGCGCAGATGACGTCATTTACCATGGCAGACGGCATCTCCCAACTTAACGAAAAATTCGAATCGTTTGCGGCTTCAATGACATCGAATCAAGCGCTGCAGGCTTCAAGTCTCATCGGTCAGAACGTGTTAGTTCAAGGTAATGTCGGTTACATGGCGAACGAAGGAGAAGGGATCTCGGGCGTTATTGTTAACGAAAAAACGGTTCAAAATATGACAATTAGCATTGAGAACCAGTTTGGCGAAGTTATTAAAACCATTGATGCAGGTACGCAAAGTGCAGGCAACATTGAGTTTGAGTGGGATGGCAAAGATCAGCATGGTAACCAGATGGCACCAGGTGAATATGTTATCAGCGCTACTGGCGAGCTAAACGGTGAAGGTGTGCAGCTGAATACCGCCGTGAATCGTCATGTTGGAAGTGTAAGCTTGGCCGGCAGTGGTCAAGGCGTAATTTTGAATTTGGATGGTGATGTCAGTATCAATCTTGATGACGTCATTCAAATCGGCAGTTAG
- the flgC gene encoding flagellar basal body rod protein FlgC: MSLFNVMQISSTGMEAENVRLNTTASNIANANSVSSSYDETYRARHPVFATALQDAMRDQSKGAGVQVKGIVESDAPLQVEYAPNNPMADEEGYIYKPNVNIVEEMANMMSASKAYETNVQVADTTKRIFRRVLQLGQGQ, encoded by the coding sequence ATGAGTTTATTTAACGTAATGCAAATTTCGAGTACGGGTATGGAGGCGGAAAATGTCCGTCTTAACACCACGGCGAGCAATATTGCTAATGCAAACTCGGTAAGCAGCAGCTATGACGAAACCTATCGAGCTCGTCACCCTGTTTTTGCAACGGCGCTACAAGATGCCATGCGGGATCAATCAAAGGGCGCAGGTGTTCAAGTTAAGGGCATAGTCGAAAGTGATGCTCCGCTTCAGGTGGAATATGCGCCCAATAACCCAATGGCAGATGAAGAAGGTTATATCTACAAACCTAACGTCAACATTGTAGAGGAAATGGCAAATATGATGTCAGCGTCAAAAGCGTATGAAACTAACGTACAGGTAGCGGATACCACCAAGCGAATCTTTCGCCGCGTACTGCAGTTAGGTCAAGGGCAGTAA
- the flgB gene encoding flagellar basal body rod protein FlgB, whose protein sequence is MAINLDKLVGFHESALKIRTERMEVISGNLANANTPGYKARDIDFNKAMQSAMREASGGSSQHASSGLVRTNERHLGGNPSSVAANFDMQYRVPTQPDTGDGNTVEVQAERNRFLDNGLRYQASLEFLNGKIKGMKKALSSGGQ, encoded by the coding sequence ATGGCTATTAACCTAGATAAGCTGGTGGGCTTTCACGAGTCAGCACTCAAAATACGCACAGAGCGTATGGAGGTTATTTCAGGGAATTTAGCTAACGCAAATACGCCTGGTTACAAAGCCAGAGATATTGATTTTAACAAAGCCATGCAGTCAGCAATGAGAGAAGCCTCTGGTGGTAGCTCACAACATGCTTCTTCCGGATTGGTAAGGACAAATGAGCGCCACTTAGGCGGCAACCCTTCGTCCGTTGCGGCAAATTTTGACATGCAGTACCGCGTTCCTACTCAACCCGACACCGGCGACGGTAACACGGTTGAAGTTCAAGCGGAAAGAAACCGGTTTTTAGACAATGGATTGCGCTACCAAGCAAGCCTTGAATTTTTGAATGGAAAAATCAAAGGCATGAAAAAAGCACTTAGCTCAGGAGGTCAATAG